A window of Polyodon spathula isolate WHYD16114869_AA chromosome 22, ASM1765450v1, whole genome shotgun sequence contains these coding sequences:
- the LOC121296900 gene encoding forkhead box protein I1-ema-like yields the protein MSSFDPQGQSPPRCSPQFPNIGQEPPEMSLYGDNYYHPSSLPSPQRPPSYDLGDYSGATPNPYLWFNSSGINSTPYLPGSGAAPFVPQHYGMQRPFLPGGPGLGAADLSWFSLPSQEDLMKLVRPPYSYSALIAMAIHSAHEKRLTLSQIYQYVADNFPFYNKSKAGWQNSIRHNLSLNDCFKKVPRDEDDPGKGNYWTLDPNCEKMFDNGNFRRKRKRKSDLNSSSGGGVLNSERPEGSSLEEGSPLRGAPLEGGSSLEGSPKAPEALLDSSEAGAQDRGPSPSSSVTVSSPCLNNFLSSMTSYMNSGSPTLSRPTALGFGSEISQRAGQTMSGFGAFSPNTPSIPGVSGTEWTSPAPPSSLGYSSSVLNQFNSHFYPSLSSGGLLYPREGTEV from the exons ATGAGCTCATTCGACCCACAAGGACAATCTCCCCCTCGCTGCAGCCCTCAGTTCCCCAACATTGGGCAGGAGCCCCCAGAAATGAGTCTGTATGGCGACAACTACTACCATCCGAGCAGCCTGCCCAGTCCCCAGAGGCCACCAAGTTATGACCTTGGGGACTACAGCGGGGCCACCCCCAACCCTTACCTGTGGTTCAACAGCTCAGGGATCAACAGCACTCCCTACCTGCCCGGGTCGGGTGCTGCACCATTCGTTCCACAGCACTACGGCATGCAGAGGCCCTTCCTGCCAGGCGGGCCAGGGCTAGGAGCTGCAGACCTGAGCTGGTTCTCCCTCCCCTCCCAGGAGGACCTGATGAAGCTGGTGAGGCCACCCTACTCCTACTCTGCACTCATCGCTATGGCGATCCACAGCGCCCACGAAAAGAGGCTCACCCTCAGCCAGATCTACCAGTACGTGGCCGATAACTTTCCCTTCTATAACAAGAGCAAGGCGGGCTGGCAGAACTCCATCCGTCACAATCTGTCCCTCAACGACTGCTTCAAGAAGGTGCCCCGTGATGAGGATGATCCAG GCAAGGGAAACTACTGGACCCTGGACCCCAACTGTGAGAAGATGTTCGACAACGGGAACTTCCGTCGGAAGAGGAAAAGAAAGTCAGACTTAAACTCCAGCAGTGGCGGGGGGGTGCTGAATTCTGAGAGGCCCGAAGGCAGCTCACTGGAGGAGGGTAGCCCCCTGAGAGGAGCCCCTCTGGAGGGGGGGAGCTCCCTAGAGGGGAGCCCCAAGGCACCTGAGGCTTTACTGGACAGCTCAGAGGCTGGGGCCCAGGACAGAGGGCCCTCCCCATCATCCTCCGTTACTGTTTCCTCCCCCTGCCTCAACAACTTCCTGTCCAGCATGACGTCCTATATGAACAGTGGTTCCCCGACTCTGAGCAGGCCCACGGCACTAGGATTCGGGAGCGAGATTTCTCAGAGAGCAGGACAGACCATGAGCGGCTTTGGGGCCTTCTCCCCCAACACCCCGAGCATCCCTGGAGTCAGTGGGACAGAATGGACGTCCCCAGCACCTCCCTCCTCACTCGGCTATAGCAGCTCCGTCCTCAACCAGTTTAACAGCCACTTCTACCCCAGTCTGAGTTCCGGAGGGCTTCTCTACCCTAGGGAAGGCACAGAGGTGTAG